A window of the Desulforapulum autotrophicum HRM2 genome harbors these coding sequences:
- a CDS encoding sensor histidine kinase has product MTTNNTAMKKQVSALNTFWIVEYLKNNFLNMNFTGILNQVNRERPFLIENLKTGKIEPVSILHLTDTAYWLSNEFMIKLYATVQARVPDPNLAYKIGKSCCKSDHILKTAIGIPLLGPYRLLKIISKENKKYNRTKESLILKIEKGRVVIRLIHNNNIIVNQFAIDWHSGIFESYARISGATNIRINATCVEKGPEKYGDPGRGIWDFDIHFQYRNLGTRIFNAILSQIPSIKTIIINSNKIQAEYNEQILNRDRIIREKADKLKAIHDKLFKVERENIKRKLQNISTELVATEEREKRLIAEDLHDSVSQSLALSLFKIKNITGSTLMGNLDELTTVEKTLEKAVSDLRSLTFQISPPILYSLGLEATIKWLVSDINTRNELKILFNNNIKNPAQIEDTLKTVLYRSVRELIINILKHSNAQTAQVTLSLLENQFIISVEDDGVGFDTGCLENRNSLGFGLINISDRIKALGGDIEIYSEPGKGSNILILSPLLAWSENLE; this is encoded by the coding sequence GTGACAACAAACAATACGGCTATGAAGAAACAGGTGTCTGCATTAAACACCTTTTGGATCGTTGAATACTTGAAAAACAATTTTCTGAATATGAACTTCACCGGGATTCTAAACCAGGTAAACCGGGAAAGGCCCTTTTTAATCGAAAACTTAAAAACCGGAAAAATTGAACCTGTCTCGATCCTTCATTTAACCGACACGGCATACTGGCTATCCAATGAATTCATGATTAAGCTTTATGCCACTGTGCAAGCGAGGGTTCCCGATCCTAACCTTGCATATAAAATCGGAAAGTCATGCTGCAAGTCCGATCATATTCTTAAAACAGCCATAGGTATTCCATTACTGGGTCCCTACAGGCTGTTAAAAATAATTTCTAAGGAAAACAAAAAATACAACCGCACAAAAGAAAGCCTTATTCTGAAAATAGAAAAAGGACGGGTTGTCATTCGATTAATCCACAATAACAATATAATTGTTAATCAATTTGCCATAGACTGGCACTCAGGAATTTTTGAATCCTATGCAAGAATATCCGGTGCAACCAATATCAGGATAAACGCTACCTGTGTTGAAAAAGGCCCTGAAAAATACGGAGACCCAGGCCGGGGTATTTGGGATTTTGATATTCACTTTCAATATCGAAACCTGGGAACCCGGATATTTAATGCAATCCTATCCCAAATTCCTTCTATAAAAACGATCATCATAAACTCCAATAAAATTCAGGCAGAATACAACGAACAGATCCTGAACCGGGACCGGATCATCAGGGAAAAAGCAGATAAACTCAAAGCAATTCATGATAAACTTTTCAAGGTTGAAAGAGAAAATATTAAAAGAAAACTGCAAAACATTTCAACCGAACTCGTTGCCACTGAGGAACGGGAAAAGAGACTCATTGCTGAGGATCTTCACGACAGTGTCAGCCAGTCCCTTGCCTTAAGCCTGTTTAAAATCAAAAACATCACTGGTTCAACATTAATGGGAAATCTGGATGAGTTGACCACTGTTGAAAAAACATTGGAAAAAGCAGTGTCAGATCTAAGATCACTCACCTTCCAGATCAGTCCACCGATCTTATACAGCCTCGGCCTGGAGGCGACCATCAAATGGCTGGTCTCCGACATAAATACTCGGAATGAATTAAAAATATTGTTCAACAACAACATCAAAAACCCCGCTCAGATCGAAGACACTTTGAAGACTGTACTCTATCGCTCTGTCAGGGAACTGATCATCAACATACTCAAACACTCAAATGCGCAAACGGCACAAGTGACACTCTCTTTATTGGAAAACCAGTTTATCATCAGTGTAGAGGATGACGGTGTCGGTTTTGATACCGGCTGTCTGGAGAATAGGAATTCGTTAGGGTTTGGTTTAATCAATATTTCAGACAGAATTAAAGCCCTGGGGGGTGATATCGAAATATATTCGGAGCCTGGTAAAGGGTCCAATATCCTTATTCTTTCTCCTTTACTGGCATGGAGTGAAAATCTGGAATGA
- a CDS encoding MFS transporter has product MAFQSQPLSSGKPSRRWLILILAGTLFILSQFYRSSVAVIAPNLVADLKLDAWELSTVSASFFYAFALMQIPVGMFLDTIGPRITMTALTLVSVAGAFLFATGDSYHYLALGRAMLGIGMACNFMGTLKLITIWFKPNQFATLSAVIVSAGTVGNIFAATPLVLMVQAMGWRNSFLTISGVSLVMAFSFFILVKDRSSQPTATNDRTTTHPSVRQTLQRGRTLFSRRDFWIISFSTFCRYGIFASVQSLWAGPYLINVAGLSGVATGNIILLMSIGMIIGSPISGHLSDQILNSRKRVIVPGLLGMAGILGILIFLPPNAGKMTLSLLFLGFGLVSSSGQVMYAHIKEQVPLENAGMAMTGINFFTMAGVAVFLQGLGSLMKFLYPGTSLGPGAFRGAFVFCSVCLTLIGMFYTLTSETMDKKKE; this is encoded by the coding sequence TTGGCTTTCCAATCACAGCCATTATCATCGGGTAAACCGTCCCGGCGCTGGCTCATTTTGATCCTTGCCGGCACCCTGTTTATTCTCTCCCAGTTTTACCGATCCTCCGTGGCCGTTATCGCCCCGAACCTGGTGGCGGATTTGAAACTTGATGCCTGGGAGCTGAGTACCGTGTCAGCATCCTTTTTCTACGCATTTGCCTTGATGCAGATTCCCGTGGGCATGTTCCTTGACACCATCGGGCCGAGAATCACCATGACAGCCCTGACCCTGGTTTCCGTGGCAGGGGCATTCTTGTTTGCCACGGGTGACTCCTACCATTACCTTGCCCTTGGCAGGGCCATGCTCGGCATCGGCATGGCATGTAATTTTATGGGAACACTGAAACTGATCACCATCTGGTTCAAACCCAACCAGTTTGCAACATTATCTGCCGTCATTGTGTCTGCTGGCACTGTTGGTAATATCTTTGCTGCCACCCCCCTTGTCCTTATGGTTCAAGCCATGGGTTGGAGAAACAGTTTTCTGACCATATCTGGGGTCTCCTTGGTCATGGCGTTTTCTTTCTTTATCCTGGTAAAGGACCGCTCCAGTCAACCCACAGCGACAAATGACAGGACGACCACCCATCCCAGTGTCAGACAGACCCTTCAACGGGGACGCACCCTTTTTTCCCGCCGGGATTTCTGGATCATCTCTTTTTCCACCTTTTGCCGCTATGGCATTTTTGCCTCGGTCCAGTCATTATGGGCAGGGCCTTATCTGATCAATGTGGCCGGCCTCTCCGGCGTTGCCACGGGCAATATTATCCTGCTCATGAGCATCGGCATGATCATCGGCAGCCCCATCAGCGGCCATTTGTCCGACCAGATCCTGAATTCACGAAAACGAGTCATCGTTCCCGGCCTCCTGGGCATGGCAGGCATCCTCGGAATTCTCATCTTTCTTCCCCCCAATGCCGGTAAAATGACACTCTCCCTTCTTTTTCTCGGGTTTGGCCTTGTCAGCAGTTCAGGCCAGGTGATGTACGCACACATCAAGGAACAGGTTCCCCTTGAGAATGCAGGCATGGCAATGACGGGAATTAATTTTTTTACCATGGCAGGGGTGGCCGTTTTTCTCCAGGGACTGGGTTCTTTAATGAAATTTCTCTATCCTGGAACCTCCCTTGGGCCTGGGGCATTCAGAGGCGCATTTGTCTTTTGCAGCGTCTGCCTCACCCTTATCGGAATGTTTTACACCCTGACATCGGAAACCATGGACAAGAAAAAAGAATAA
- a CDS encoding GGDEF domain-containing protein, whose amino-acid sequence MDDKGEKRQVYELRARIDRLESQKNILLKELDINEERFEKNQRLYSRFVPLIIDLVTEKNRGVAFVLKDLSAELKKNASTERIEGLFQKFHQAILNEDPEVDRGKDKPFFSSLFKGSSDHLMKAFKQGYLDIIDTLNGTLESSHWSALNQLSDRIVKVSDLESMGKVRDELFHILHGHITDIGRDREKLAIFVKDIVRQILGMEEIIRLSFDHFGAMLEPGDAFDLVLKNEIDQARKTLDIDGNLEEVKARLASSFATIEGALKQKVIDEAQIKGFVTSNHQTFETEFEKLRTELVQATAHSRELERKINQDPLTGAYNRRAYNQRIEDEMDRFLRYGTLFSLLFIDADHFKNINDTYGHAIGDKCLQEIIKRASKLIRKSDMLARYGGEEFVLVMPETDAANAKNVAEKIRKTIERIAFLYKKDAVKVTVSIGVTQVRENDAVPQDVLGRADAAVYQAKQDGRNRVVLN is encoded by the coding sequence ATGGATGACAAGGGTGAAAAAAGGCAGGTCTATGAATTAAGGGCCAGGATTGACCGTCTTGAGTCCCAGAAAAATATTCTCCTCAAGGAGCTCGATATCAATGAAGAACGTTTTGAAAAAAACCAACGCCTTTACAGTCGCTTTGTTCCCCTGATAATTGATCTTGTGACCGAGAAAAACAGAGGGGTCGCATTCGTACTCAAGGACCTTTCAGCAGAACTGAAAAAAAATGCCTCAACTGAAAGGATCGAGGGACTGTTCCAGAAGTTCCATCAGGCCATACTCAACGAAGATCCGGAAGTTGACAGGGGAAAAGACAAACCTTTTTTTTCAAGCCTTTTCAAGGGATCCAGTGACCATTTGATGAAGGCCTTTAAACAGGGTTATCTTGACATTATCGATACCTTGAATGGCACCCTGGAGTCATCCCATTGGAGCGCCTTGAACCAGCTTTCAGACAGAATTGTCAAGGTCAGTGATCTTGAATCCATGGGGAAGGTCCGTGATGAGCTGTTTCATATTTTGCATGGGCACATAACCGATATTGGCAGGGATCGGGAAAAACTGGCCATTTTTGTAAAGGATATTGTCAGACAAATTCTTGGGATGGAGGAGATCATCCGGCTGTCGTTTGATCATTTTGGAGCAATGCTCGAGCCGGGCGATGCCTTTGATCTGGTGTTGAAAAATGAGATCGACCAGGCAAGAAAAACCCTTGATATAGACGGGAATCTTGAAGAGGTAAAGGCCCGGCTTGCAAGTTCCTTTGCAACCATCGAGGGAGCCTTGAAGCAGAAGGTGATTGATGAGGCGCAAATTAAAGGATTTGTAACATCAAATCACCAGACCTTTGAAACCGAATTTGAGAAGCTGAGAACAGAACTTGTCCAGGCCACCGCACACTCAAGGGAACTTGAACGTAAGATCAATCAGGATCCCCTTACCGGGGCCTATAACCGAAGGGCTTACAACCAGCGAATTGAGGATGAGATGGATCGGTTTCTGCGGTATGGAACCCTTTTTTCCCTGCTTTTCATTGATGCGGATCATTTCAAAAACATCAATGACACCTATGGCCATGCCATTGGGGATAAATGCCTCCAGGAGATCATCAAAAGAGCCTCGAAACTTATACGCAAGAGCGATATGCTGGCCAGGTATGGGGGTGAAGAGTTTGTGCTGGTCATGCCCGAAACCGACGCTGCAAATGCAAAAAACGTTGCAGAAAAAATAAGAAAGACCATTGAAAGAATAGCGTTCCTTTACAAGAAGGATGCTGTAAAAGTAACAGTGAGCATTGGCGTCACCCAGGTTCGAGAGAACGATGCTGTGCCCCAGGATGTTTTGGGTCGTGCCGATGCTGCAGTTTATCAGGCAAAACAGGACGGAAGAAACCGGGTGGTGCTGAATTAG
- the ftsY gene encoding signal recognition particle-docking protein FtsY, protein MEIRLFKKKGETPNKETGNGILGRFKQGLSRTRDILFTDIDDLFSKKRVIDDTLLEEIEESLIMADLGVDLCLKVMENVSRKSKKLSTANELKDLLKAEIQALFPGEPSAPEPTAVVKPRVIMVVGVNGTGKTTTLGKLAMKFTNEGQKVLIAAADTFRAAAIEQVSEWARRANVGIVKHRDGADPAAVAFDGVEAAIARGIDVLLIDTAGRLHTQKNLMEELKKIKRTIAKRLPGAPHEVLMVLDATTGQNAISQAKLFNEAVGVTALALTKLDGTAKGGIAVSISGTMEIPLKYIGLGEGINDLQEFNSQLFINALFD, encoded by the coding sequence GTGGAGATTCGTCTGTTTAAAAAAAAAGGGGAAACCCCGAACAAAGAGACCGGCAACGGGATATTGGGACGGTTCAAACAGGGCCTATCCCGGACCCGTGATATTCTTTTTACCGATATTGACGATCTTTTTTCCAAAAAAAGAGTCATTGATGACACCCTTTTAGAAGAGATAGAAGAAAGTCTCATCATGGCAGACCTTGGGGTAGACCTCTGCCTGAAGGTCATGGAGAATGTCTCCAGAAAGAGCAAAAAGCTATCAACAGCCAATGAGCTCAAAGATCTCCTGAAAGCCGAAATCCAGGCCCTTTTCCCCGGGGAACCGTCAGCCCCGGAACCGACAGCCGTTGTAAAACCAAGGGTCATCATGGTCGTTGGCGTCAATGGGACGGGCAAGACTACGACCCTTGGCAAACTTGCCATGAAATTTACCAATGAGGGTCAGAAGGTTTTGATTGCAGCCGCAGACACCTTCAGGGCCGCCGCCATTGAGCAGGTATCGGAATGGGCCAGACGGGCCAACGTCGGGATTGTCAAACACAGGGATGGTGCAGACCCTGCAGCCGTTGCCTTTGACGGTGTTGAAGCCGCCATTGCAAGGGGGATTGACGTCCTTCTCATTGACACGGCAGGAAGGCTTCATACCCAGAAAAACCTCATGGAAGAGTTGAAGAAAATCAAACGCACCATTGCAAAACGGCTTCCAGGTGCCCCCCACGAAGTCCTCATGGTCCTTGATGCCACCACCGGACAAAACGCCATCTCCCAGGCTAAGCTGTTTAACGAAGCCGTGGGCGTTACAGCCCTTGCCCTGACCAAGCTTGATGGGACAGCCAAGGGCGGCATTGCGGTCTCCATTTCAGGCACAATGGAAATCCCGTTGAAATATATTGGCCTGGGCGAGGGGATCAACGATCTTCAGGAGTTTAACTCCCAGTTGTTCATCAATGCGTTGTTTGATTAA
- a CDS encoding YebG family protein, translated as MAVVVQYIVVRNGVEKMTFATKKEADAHDKMLDIADNLSAFLKASKIKLSDDQNEEIALLLAQERDTVTALLRGVAPSTASAKKKATPAKSEAKPKTTKKTPPAATA; from the coding sequence ATGGCCGTAGTTGTCCAGTACATCGTTGTCAGAAACGGAGTCGAAAAAATGACCTTTGCGACAAAAAAAGAAGCCGACGCCCATGACAAAATGCTCGATATTGCCGACAACCTCTCTGCCTTTTTAAAGGCAAGCAAAATCAAACTCAGCGACGACCAGAATGAGGAAATCGCCCTGCTCCTGGCCCAGGAACGCGACACCGTTACCGCTCTGTTACGGGGTGTAGCGCCTTCTACTGCTTCAGCAAAGAAAAAAGCGACCCCTGCCAAGTCCGAAGCCAAGCCCAAGACAACGAAAAAGACACCACCGGCTGCCACTGCATGA
- a CDS encoding response regulator translates to MNQNPITILLVDDHDILRQSLKKALEEKPNVKVLQGACNGLDAVRLTEKHCPNIVIMDINMPDLNGIEAAKQIISKNPDIKIIALSMLCDEFNVKSMIQAGAKGFLLKTSSLEDLHTAILMVASGKSYLCPEALNIMMEDIQTPGDTKLLCPLQRLTLRERGVIQLIAEGYTSQEISEKLNISKRTVDVHRTNTMNKLKIHTIAGLTRFAVKEGLITL, encoded by the coding sequence ATGAACCAAAATCCCATTACAATACTTTTAGTTGACGACCATGATATTTTGCGTCAAAGTCTGAAAAAAGCCTTGGAGGAAAAACCGAATGTCAAGGTTTTGCAGGGAGCCTGTAACGGCCTTGATGCCGTCCGCCTGACAGAAAAACATTGCCCCAATATTGTTATCATGGATATCAATATGCCTGATTTGAACGGTATTGAGGCTGCAAAACAGATTATATCAAAAAATCCCGATATAAAAATCATTGCACTGTCCATGCTGTGCGACGAATTCAACGTAAAAAGCATGATACAGGCCGGTGCAAAAGGATTTTTACTCAAAACATCTTCCCTGGAAGACCTCCATACGGCGATCTTGATGGTGGCCTCGGGAAAATCCTATCTTTGTCCAGAGGCTTTGAACATCATGATGGAAGACATTCAGACCCCGGGGGATACCAAGTTGCTTTGCCCATTACAAAGATTAACCCTGAGGGAGCGGGGGGTTATCCAACTCATCGCCGAGGGCTATACTAGTCAAGAAATTTCTGAAAAATTAAATATCAGTAAACGCACCGTTGATGTCCACAGAACAAATACCATGAATAAACTGAAAATCCACACCATTGCCGGACTGACCAGATTTGCAGTTAAAGAAGGTCTGATTACCCTATAA
- the ligA gene encoding NAD-dependent DNA ligase LigA — translation MIDPSSSFDRIKKEARLLREQLHVHNINYHVKDDPVISDGEYDRMMQRLIAIETQFPELSTPDSPTRRIGAKALTAFETAEHAIPMQSLDNAFSDQDVIDFHNRTAKILNTSDIRYTVEPKLDGVAVELRYEQGSLTLALTRGDGTMGEVITDNARTIPSVPLKLAPAGNGTIPDVLEVRGEVIINSKDFEGLNKKRLATGEPLFANPRNAAAGSLRQLDSRVTAKRPLEIFVYGVGRAQELMANFDIGSHSALLESLKRLGFRINPLIRSGLSLTEVLDRFKAFETMRQDLDYEIDGMVIKVDDIVFQERLGTKARSPRWAIAYKFPAMEETTVINDIIVQVGRTGTLTPVAILEPVNIGGVMVARASLHNQDEIQNKDIRINDTVLVKRAGDVIPKVVKPVTALRTGSERVFVMPTHCPVCHSPVRRLDNEAAVKCINASCKAQLKQRLKHFVSKGGFDMEGLGTKLIDQLVDRTLVGSFADLFTLDRETLAAMDRMGEKSATNIVQAIERSKRIPLKRFLFALGMAHTGESAAQLLSSTFFTLEALLKASAEALGAIEGVGPKTADSVVAFFANPDNQETIARMMENGVVIENHTVVESAALDNATFFSEKRVVLTGTLGTLTRSEAKQRLEEQGARVVSSVSKNTDILVAGEASGSKLVKARSLGVTIMDEQTFLEHLDRG, via the coding sequence ATGATTGACCCATCATCATCGTTTGACAGGATTAAAAAAGAGGCGCGCCTGCTCCGGGAGCAACTCCATGTGCACAACATTAACTACCATGTAAAGGATGATCCGGTTATTTCAGATGGTGAGTATGACCGGATGATGCAGCGCCTCATCGCCATTGAAACCCAGTTTCCTGAGCTTTCCACACCAGATTCGCCCACACGGAGAATAGGGGCAAAGGCGCTGACGGCTTTTGAAACGGCCGAACATGCCATCCCCATGCAGAGTCTTGACAACGCCTTTTCCGACCAGGATGTGATCGATTTCCACAACCGCACAGCCAAGATCTTAAACACCAGTGATATCCGTTATACCGTGGAGCCCAAACTTGACGGTGTGGCTGTTGAGCTTCGGTATGAACAGGGTAGCCTTACCCTTGCCCTGACCCGGGGGGACGGCACCATGGGTGAAGTGATCACCGATAATGCAAGGACAATCCCATCTGTCCCGTTGAAGCTTGCCCCGGCTGGAAATGGAACAATTCCAGATGTGCTTGAGGTGAGGGGAGAGGTGATCATCAATTCCAAGGATTTTGAAGGTCTCAACAAAAAGCGTCTGGCAACGGGGGAGCCCCTGTTTGCTAACCCCAGGAATGCCGCGGCAGGTTCATTGCGCCAGCTCGATTCCAGGGTTACAGCCAAAAGGCCCCTTGAAATTTTTGTCTACGGCGTGGGGCGTGCACAGGAATTGATGGCAAATTTTGACATAGGTTCCCATTCGGCCCTGCTGGAGAGTCTAAAACGCCTTGGATTTCGAATCAATCCGCTGATTCGGTCCGGTCTCAGCCTTACCGAGGTGCTTGACCGGTTCAAGGCATTTGAAACCATGCGCCAGGATCTTGACTATGAGATCGACGGCATGGTCATCAAGGTCGATGATATTGTCTTTCAAGAACGCCTTGGTACAAAAGCACGCAGTCCCCGCTGGGCCATTGCATACAAGTTTCCCGCCATGGAAGAAACCACGGTGATCAACGATATCATTGTCCAGGTGGGTCGGACAGGAACACTTACACCCGTCGCCATACTCGAACCTGTGAACATCGGTGGGGTAATGGTGGCAAGGGCAAGCCTGCACAACCAGGACGAGATTCAGAACAAGGATATCCGGATTAATGATACTGTCCTTGTGAAAAGGGCAGGGGATGTAATTCCCAAGGTGGTCAAGCCTGTGACCGCACTTCGGACCGGATCTGAACGTGTGTTTGTCATGCCGACCCATTGCCCGGTGTGCCATAGCCCGGTGCGTCGTCTTGACAACGAGGCTGCGGTAAAATGCATCAACGCCTCGTGCAAGGCCCAGCTTAAGCAGCGGCTTAAGCACTTTGTCTCTAAGGGAGGATTTGACATGGAAGGCCTTGGGACAAAACTCATTGATCAGCTTGTGGACCGAACCCTGGTGGGGTCGTTTGCCGATCTGTTTACCCTTGACCGGGAGACATTGGCGGCCATGGATCGCATGGGCGAAAAATCGGCCACAAACATTGTCCAGGCCATTGAACGCTCAAAACGCATCCCCTTGAAACGGTTTCTCTTTGCCCTTGGCATGGCCCATACCGGAGAATCTGCAGCCCAGCTCTTGAGCAGCACCTTTTTTACCCTTGAGGCTCTGCTAAAGGCAAGTGCAGAAGCCCTGGGTGCCATCGAAGGGGTCGGACCCAAGACCGCAGACTCGGTGGTGGCTTTTTTTGCCAATCCAGACAATCAGGAGACCATCGCCCGGATGATGGAGAATGGTGTGGTCATTGAAAACCACACCGTTGTTGAATCCGCTGCCCTGGATAATGCCACTTTTTTTAGTGAAAAACGGGTGGTTCTGACTGGAACCCTTGGGACTTTAACCCGGTCCGAAGCCAAACAACGGCTTGAAGAGCAAGGCGCCCGGGTGGTGTCAAGCGTCAGCAAAAACACGGACATCCTTGTTGCCGGTGAAGCTTCGGGCAGCAAACTTGTCAAGGCCCGTTCCCTTGGCGTGACCATCATGGATGAACAGACCTTCCTTGAACACCTTGACAGAGGGTAG
- a CDS encoding nucleoside phosphorylase yields the protein MSFPTWSDLNDRAIIQPYGARPGFESGAVAVMVSTAPDFNYLKANARGNTCSPLFMGSVFTETEKGASFTGPHMGAPYATMVEEALIAKGARTLLVFGWCGSLSTDLAIGDIVLVDGAIADEGTSRNYMEPGEDFPRILPDSDLRARLGNELSAGGIAFKSGTLWTTDGIYRETPKKVEFFRNRGAAGVDMECSALFAVGRYRKVRMAAILVVSDELGTMTWKPGFKSKSFKAARKQVADLLLDLSRRDFCLPDLSRA from the coding sequence ATGAGCTTTCCGACGTGGTCGGACCTGAATGATAGAGCAATAATCCAGCCCTATGGGGCCAGACCAGGCTTTGAATCCGGGGCTGTGGCCGTTATGGTGAGTACTGCCCCGGATTTTAACTATCTCAAGGCAAATGCAAGGGGCAACACCTGCAGCCCCTTGTTCATGGGTTCTGTTTTTACCGAAACTGAAAAGGGGGCCTCGTTTACCGGCCCCCACATGGGGGCGCCCTATGCCACCATGGTCGAAGAGGCCCTGATTGCCAAGGGTGCCCGCACCCTGCTGGTCTTTGGCTGGTGCGGCTCCCTGTCAACGGATCTTGCCATTGGTGACATTGTTTTGGTGGACGGGGCCATTGCAGACGAGGGAACCTCGAGGAATTACATGGAACCGGGTGAGGATTTTCCCAGAATTCTGCCCGATTCTGATCTTCGGGCAAGGCTTGGCAACGAGCTTAGTGCCGGGGGGATTGCCTTTAAATCTGGAACCCTCTGGACCACGGACGGCATTTACCGGGAGACCCCCAAAAAGGTAGAATTTTTCAGAAACAGGGGGGCTGCGGGGGTTGATATGGAATGTTCAGCCCTGTTTGCCGTTGGCAGATATAGAAAGGTGAGAATGGCTGCCATCCTTGTTGTGTCCGATGAACTGGGTACAATGACCTGGAAACCGGGGTTTAAATCCAAATCGTTTAAAGCCGCAAGAAAACAGGTTGCAGACCTTCTGCTTGACCTTTCCAGGCGCGATTTTTGCCTGCCTGACCTTTCCAGAGCCTGA